Genomic window (Ureibacillus composti):
CATAGGGTATTAGAAGAAATACATGGCAAAACCCAAAACTATAATATCATTAGGTACAGTTTTAACTATGATGGGATAGATTTAGCCATTATAGGTAGTCAAGAATACTATGATTCAGTAAAAAACGAGGTAGAGGAAATCGTAAAAAATACAATTAAATCAACTGCATTTGAAAAATATCCGATTGTTATAGAAAAAAGTAATGTTGATAAAAAGATTCTCGAAGAATTTGAAGAAAATGCGGACTTAGTAAGGGAGGTCCATACAATTACAACCAACTATTTATCTGAATCCTATCCAAATCAATTCAAAACTGTAATTGTAGGTGGCACTGCCCCTTCGGAATTTGCATTTGAAATTTCGACAGGTTTAGGTGAGACACAAGAAGCAATAGATATCAGTGAAGAGATGGAAAACGAAATATATAAACTTATAGAGACAAAACTATCTTCAAATAAGCTGATAAAAGAAGCGCAACAATCCGATTCCATAAGAGTATATATTTTCAATAAAAATGGAGAGAAAATAAACTAATAAAAAGGAACATCCGTTTTGAATGGATGTTCCTTTTTAGCGCCCTATTGTGGAATATTGCTTTGGATTGCACTAGATTTAACTAACTAAAAATATTGTTAGTAGCTTAAGCTAATCATAAAAAATACAGTACTGGCAATTATTGATATAATCAGTATTATTGTTTTGTATTTTAAATCTTTAAATGCTGGATTCACATAATAATAAAAAATCCACCATAATCCTAGCAACATCACCCAAAAAAATATTCTACTTGATATTGTAGGTTGTATTGTTATAGCTTCTGGAATTGAAGCTAAAGTGAATATTAAAATTATCGGAGTAGTAAGAAAAAAATATATTATCAACATTTTGATATAAGACCCATTTTTATTCACTGAATTAAGTCTCCTTTTATACTTACCATAGATATTAATAACTAAGTGTCAAAAACACTACAGCCTTACCTCAATTTTTTTGATTATTATATTCCTTAAGTATTGAATTATCCTACACCGTTACTTTAAAGTACAATTTATTCTAAATTAGGTACTTAAAAATCTAATTCTTTTATGTAAAAAGCGCAGATCCATTACTTTGGAAATGCGCCCTTTAGTGGAATAACAAGTTGGTTTGATATCAATAGAATTTCTCTGAAATATTAAGCACTTAGAATAAAAATAATCCTACTATTAAGCCTATTAAACCTATATAAAATAAGTAAGTAACTGTATCTGCTGGTTCTGTAAGCATTAATAATATTGCTAATCTCTCTTTATTTGATTCTGCATCTAAAATACTTTTAACTATATTTATGAGTGTAATACTTATCAATATAACACTTATAAGAATAATAAATATTTTCAAATTCAATCATTCCTTTAATATCACTCTAATCATTCCTAATAACTCATTATTCCACAACCTGGCCCTAGAATGTAAAATAAGCGCCAATTCCTCAAGAATGGCGCCCGTTTGTTGAATAAGATAAAGGTCAGTTTAACTCACCTATAAACCAATTTTCTCCTTCTGAATAGTAATCCTCTTCAGAGATTATTTCTTTAAAACCTTTTATCTGTATATCAGAAGGGCAATTAAGTTCCCACTCTTGAATGAGATTTCTTGATTTATCTAGGGGTAGCCATTTTTGTTCTTCACTATCCCTTTCAAAAAATCCATCAAACCAACTATTATGAGGATATACTACAAGCTGTGAGTCGAATAAATTAGGAAGACTAACTAATGCGTAAATTCTATATTCAGCTTGTCCTTTTGACTTTATACTTTTTAAATAGCTAACTCGATCAATTAAGATTTGCATTATTTCTCGTCTGAATTTGTTTGGAAGTTTGCTTGAATATATGTACGATTGGGCAAATGGCAAATGTAGATGCCAATAACCTAATCCAGATTCACTAGGATTCGGCATGTGTTCGGTAATATCAGAAATATAATTTATTAGTTCCTCTTTTCTCCTTTTTAGCCCTCTAACTTTCTTCTTATAATCATTTTTAAAGTTCCATCTATTCAATGAGATCATCCCTTTGTATTATTGTGCCATTTTCCATTTAATCAACCTACCTTTTATTGATTAAATGGAAAAAGGACTGATTAGACAGTCCATTCTTACTCAATTTTTGCGCCCGATAAATGAATAAGACCCGTTTACAATAAAAGCGAAAAACAAAATAAAGATAATAAGATTAATCCAATTGAGACAATAATCAATAATCCTTTCATTACCTTAAGCGGCATTGCTCGTAATATTCGATTAATTATCTCGAATAAGATTATTTGTTCAGAAGAAGCAGTAGGATCATTAACATACTCTTTTTTATTATGTGTTTCCAAATTTAAATGTTTGAATGTCCAAATAAATAAAGTAATTCCACATAACAAAATCATTGTTGCAGCAAAAATAATATACATTTTAAAATTCTTCTCCTTGGCTTCTTATGACAGAAACACATTATAGCCAGATACCTAAAGAAAGAACGAATTTCTACTCTGGAAATGCGCCCATTTGCGGAAGATCGTTAATCAACTAAAGTCTCCGTTAATGAAAGTATTAAGATTTATTTAGATAAATGTTTGTACTCCAATATTTCAATATTGAACCCATGATTACATTTCTGCTTATTAATTTTGTCACTATCACAAGAGGGGGATATTCTAACCTTAACCAAATCTTCTTTAACATTAACATTTAGCTTTTTTGGAGGAATCTCAATTCTTACAGTAACATCATAGGAATGATTGTCATTGTAACTAATACCAATAATCCTTTTCAATTGCCAGTCAAAAAAATTATCTCCACCGTACTCTTTGATTACTCTTTTATCAATAGTTGGGAATATGATGTCCAAGATAATGTCCTCTGTTGTAACATACATCTCTTCTGCCTCTGAATTAGTTTCTGATTTAACAATTTGCGTAGGAATAAAAACTATAAATACAAATCCTAGTAAGGCCAAGTATTTCTTAACCATCGAGATTCACCTCAGAATTATGTTTAATTCTTATTCTTTGCTTATTGTTATTTTTTATTAAACTAACTTTGTCCTTTAATGAAAACAGATGTATTTTTCAAGAGAAACGTGCCCGTTTGTAGATTAGTGGAAAGGAGAGAGATGAAGTGTTGACTCCCAACTATTTTACTAATGCCCACTATAATTAAATTACAACTTATTTATTTTGTAATTCACTATAGTTAATTTCTTTCACAATCTCTTTAGAACCATCATCTTTAACTATCATAACTTCTACATCGTTCGTTTGACTAATTGCATACCAAAACCTTTTACCCTCATCAACATTAATGATTTTTGCAGGTTCATCGCCAGCAAATACCTCAGTAATTGAACGATCACTAATTGCACCAGAATAGATAAACGGTGGTTGATTCATTGATTTCCATTTTACTTGGGAATTCCATTCAGAACCTCTTGTTCGCATCCATTGCCATTGATTATCAACTTTCTCAAGATAAGCTATAAATACTTTTTCTCCAAGTTCATCATGTTCTTTGAAAACTGCGATTGCATCATTTTCGTGAACTATATTAAATTCCTTGTGAACAAGCTCATAAGAATACTCCTCTTCCCCAAAATGCATTTCCTCCATCTTTTTATGAAAGAAGGACTCAAATGTTTGTTGTTGTGAACAACCAGCAAATAAAAATATTGAAAATACGGCTATTGCTATCTTTCTACCCATTCTATCCCCCTATATATTTGGAAAAATTCCTATTCATAACCTACTCTTCCTTTCAAGTAAATTGCTTATAACTCTCTTTAAATTTTAACATAAATATCCAATTCCCTTTAGAGATTACTCTAAATTTGGTCCCTGAAATGGAAATAGACGCATTCCTTATTAGTGAAAGCGCCCTTTTATTGAATACCATTATGCCAGTGCATTAACAATTAGCCATCATAAATCATCTTTATAATTAAAATAGGTGGTTGGGTCATTTATATCGATAATTTTATCACCGTTTGTTTCATTACTTATAACGATTGTATTATTATCTTGCCATTCAATAATTAAATCTTCTGCTCGATACAACCAATAAATCGTTTCATCATCAAATTCTTTATTTTCATCAGTAATAGAAGTGACAGAAACTCTATTCTGAAAGGCTACCGTTGCGCCCCCTTCGTTTATAATATAAGAATTAGCTTGATATTGACCATTAGGCGAAATAAATGATTCTTCTAACTCCCCTTTACCATTTAGCTCTTTCAGGTCAACACTTATATATGAATTCAATATCAGAAACAGAGAAACTATTATAACTATTGGTGATAATATTGTTATTATTATAACTTTTCGCTTATTCATTTCTTTATATCTCCTTAATAAATTAACTTACAATAAAAACTGTTCTAAAGAGTACAGGTTCCATTTTAACCATATTTAACCAATAGCAAGTAAAATCAAAACCACCAGTCGAACTGGTGGTTTGCTCTACGCGTGAAACGCTGGGTTACTGGCTCATGTCTAAAGACATTCTGAAAGGTCCGCCAACCGCACTCCGTTTCCTCACTGACCGCTAAAGCGGTTTAATTTATTTTCTCTTTTTCTTTATTTCTTCTCCTGTGAATGGGTCGATGAATTCTTTCATTGTCATCTGATCCTCCAGGATATCTTCTTGTAATTGGTTTTTGATATATTCTTGGATTACTTTCCGATTTCGACCTACTGTATCTACATAGTAACCTCTACACCAAAATTTTCTGTTTCCATACCGATATTTTAAATTGGCATGTCGATCAAAAATCATCAAACTACTTTTTCCTTTTAAATACCCTACAAATGCCGAAACACTTAACTTCGGTGGAATACTTACAAGCATATGTATATGATCCGGACATGCTGTTGCTTCTATAATTTCTACTCCTTTTCTTTCACATAGTTGACGCAATATTCTCCCTATATCTACTTTGATTTGAGCATAAATAATCTGTCTTCTGTATTTTGGCGCGAAAACAATGTGATACTTACAATTCCATGTTGTATGTGCTAAACTTTTATTATCCAATTTTGGAGCTCCTTTCGTACGAAGTCGGTTGACCAGACCTGACTTTATTGTACGACTGGAGTTTTTTTTATGTCCATAGCTAAAAGCTTTCCGGAACCCCCTGCATAGCAGGGGGTTTTCAAACCATACAATAAAAGCGCCAATTCCTCAAGAATGGCGCCCGATTGCGGAAGATCTTTATTCGACTAAAAGGTTGTTAGTTCAATACTTTTCTAATTCATTCCTTAAGTCTCTCAAGAGAACAGATATCTCAACCAATGCCGAATCTTCATGAGTAGGAAATATAGATGGCTTGATTCCATCTTTATACATACCTTCAAGCCATTCTTCAATAAATTCATCTAAATCAATGGAAGTCGCTTTAAAAACATTCCACTCATTAATCGCATAGTATTCTGCAAATTCTTTTTTAGGGAAAAAAGGAATCAACATATTCCCTTCATCATCCTCTGAAGTTGCCCATCCATCGTTATATAATCCCCAAACTTCTTCAAAGTCTGCAACCTTCTTAATAAAATATTCATATCTAATATTAGGTGATTGATGAATAACTGATTCAAATTCTTTTGGGTTCATAAATTCAACATCCTTGTTTATTTTTCATGGTTGATCAATTAAATTACTCGGTACATAAAGAGATATCACAATTTCTACTATGGAATTGCGCCCGATTATAGAACTAGAATGGATTTTCTCCTTTCACAAAAGGAATGAATACGGCATAAACAGAGCCGATAAAAAGCAGCCAAAAGACAATAGATGTTCTACGTTTCTTTAACGAGTTGTAATTTTTATTACTGAATCGCCAACGAATAATTGTATAAAGAAAGTACAATAGATATGAGACCCCAAACCAATTAACCCATATATCCCCCGTAAAACTTATTCTGAAGTTCTCATAAATCGTTCTTAATACATTTTCGGTTAGAATAAAACCAATCACTAAAAAAACTAAGATTTTAAACATTATAATAGCGTACGATTTCAAAACAGACAGTTTTATTCCCTCCCTCAAATTGATTCTACTAAATTTTAACATAATTACTTTTTGCAGCATCATGCAAGAATATGGCCCGTTTGCGGAACAAAGATTATTGCAAATAAGCGGACGACATAACATCCTTTTTTCTTTATTTTAATTCTTTTTTTGCTTCTTACTTATATATTCCTCTAAGTAAGGTTTAATTTTTTTAAAATTCTTAGATTCTATTGCACAAGATTCCCTCAATTTCTCCCATGTCACGTAATTATGTTCTTCTAACATTTGATCTATCACGATACAACAACGTCGAATCCGAAACTCTTGAACTGTTTCTGTAATTTCATTAAGTAGCTCGTTAGTCTTTGGCAATTTTTCCACATAACTTTTCACTGAAAGGTTGAAGATATTTAATCGTTTACTAAATAATGTACCTGTAATCCTAACTGGCTTTTCTAATGCCATTAATTCAGGATAAACTTCCTTTATCTTTTGGTAATACTCTTGATCGCGCAGTTCCCAGTCAGTTGCATTTGTAATCGTTGTTGTCTGAAGTTTCCGAGGTAAATTAGCATCGAACCATTCTTTATCATTTTTAGATAGATACGTACATGCTCTTTGGAACTTTCTCCATAATTCTGTTCGTGTAACATCGGGGTATTCCCGTATAGCTTCTATTAACAAGGAACGATAGTATTCAATACGATTTTCAGTATTATTTTTTAAAGTAATATCGGGATTCCTCGGTGTATGCAAGGTATCACGTTTTGAAGGGAATTTGGCATCAAGCCATTCTTTATCATGATTATATAAATAAGTAAATGTTTTCTTTAACTCCGTCTGAAATTGCTTTCTATTAGCATTCGGGAAGCGCTCTCTCCACTCTAATAGTTCTGCACGATATTTTTCAGTGAGTTCTGGGGATGTTATTTGAAGTTCAATTAGTTTATAAACTGTCCTTAGACTTACATCTAACTCTGACGCAATTTCTTTACGGCTTATATTCATATTTACTAACTCTTTAAATTTTTCTCCCCATACATTTCCATAGGCTGTTATACGACTTTTACGCCACTTATCTTCCTCACTATTATCTGGCCCTATCCTTGTATATTCAAAACCACACGAACATGAAAATTTCCCAACGGGAACGTCCTTTTTATTATTTCTTATCAATTTTACTTCAGATATTACCAAAGCTTTATAATGCTTCGCTGCTTTATTCAAACAAGGCCATGGTCCACTACCGAATGGACCATCATCTTCTTTTATTTCTAAAAACGAGTCTATATCTTGATCAAAGAAATACAGTAAAAGCAAATGACGAAACGGATGTACACTATTTCTCAAATAATTAGTAAGCATTATTTGCAACCATTGATTTTGTCCTTCAACTTTTACTGGTGACTCATACTTTTCTAAAAAACCCGGTGGAAACTTTGATATAAATGCTCTAAAAAGTTCTTCTCTTTTCAATCTAGTATTTGACATTATCCAATTATTTTCTCTCAAGAGCGTTCTATATTTTTGAAAGACTTTTTCGATGCTAAATTGGTTGATTGGTATTTGCAGTAATCGATAAGCCATTTTAGCTAGCTTAACTTGGACCTCTCTGAATTCATAGGATACCGTTTGCTGTTTGTCTGATAAGTCCATTATTCTTTTATCAAATCTTATATACCCATGTCTGCTAAATTCTCTGTAATCAACAGGATATATTTTCAGTGTCAATTCATGGTGTGGACAATAGTCAATACCTTGAAGCTGATGCTCACGGTGTACATATGGTTCACCAAAAATATTAATATCGTTGTTAGCGCACTTTGAACAATAAAATAATCCTTGTTTTCTACTAATTTTACCACCTGAAATTCCCAATCTTCCATGTATACCTTGTCCATTTGTACTGACATCTTCAAACAATTTCTTTTGACGCTCAATTGTAATAAATGGAGCGAAATACGGATATATGGTATTTTGAGCTAATAAGCTCTCAACTGAATAGTTACTTCCCAAATTTTGCACCAATGTAGAGAAATGACTCCCAAACTCTATACTCGGTACAAGACTTCGACTTTGGAATAATTCCTCTAATGTTTCTACAAAACTTGTATTACCACTATAAAAATGAAATCGGCTGATAGCAGAATAGATCAATTCATCAGGGTAAGGATCTGTAAAAAACGGAAGCATATTGATCACCTAACTTCTGATTATTAGTTAAAACATCATTTTTATTTTAGAATAGTTCACTAATTGGATCTTTAATAAAGTTGTTTTGTTTTAAATAATCATACGGATGCTTTTTCTTTGCCAAAGCTTTTTCCCTTAAAGCTAATAATGGCAAATTGACCACTTGTTTTTCTTTTATAACAACCTTCTGGATCTGTTTTTGATTCATTTCCATAGCCTGTTGAATAATTTGCAGCTTTAATTGATTATATTCTATATCCATAGGATTTTTCTCAACAGTCCTTGTAACTAATTTCCGTATATCATTTGCATCCAAAGCAGTAAAAATCCCTAAAGCAGCTATTTCAACACTTAAATTTTCAATCGTATCTCGACGTTTATAATCTAATGTGTTTAAACGCTCTTTCATCGCATCTTTAACTTTACCTTCATATTCAGTACCTTTCTTATGATTAATCATGAGGTCGTCAAGATTAATCATAATATCCTCATATTTATACATTGCCTTTAAATTATTTTTACGAATGGCATTAAGCATTGGTTGAATAATTTTCATATCCTGTTTTGCAGTTTGTCTAAGGACCTGTGGGGTTATTTTCTCATCATTATTTCCGTCATCAAATAACACCCGTTCTTGTGCAAGAATAAATAAATTTACAGCCACAGAAGTAATGCCTTGACACTCTTCATAAAAAGCTTTTTTAAGTTCTTCAGACAGCTCTGAGTGTTCTTTTAAACATTGTATATTCCAAAGGGTTTCTAAAAAAAATTCCCATTCCTCGCTACCTTCAACCATGCGGTCCCAAATAATCGACCCATCACTTGCTGCCCGACGTGCTTGTCGGAAGTTTCCTTTGAACAAAAGTTGTGCCTTAGTGGTTCCAATTAATACTGTTGGTATACCTACTGTATTAGACAATGTAACAAAGAAGTTCAACATTTCCTCTTGCTCATTTTTTGAATTTATAAGATGCTGTATTTCGTCAATTACCAATACACCAATACCATACAAACTCGCGAGTGAAGTCATATACAATAGCATTGTTGATGTTACTCGATTGAAATACCCAAACTTCTCCAGATAGTGTGTACCTAGTAAATCATCAATAGCTTTAAAGAAACTCTTGCATAATGTAGCTAAGCTCCCATCATAAGGGCAATCTATTTTTAACCAAACAATTTGAGTTCGATTAAAATGTTGATTTTTGTATAGCTGATGCTTAATGACTTGAGGATACATTGATAGCAAGCGTTCAATTGCAGTGGTTTTACCAATACCAGATATACCAATAATCGCTACACTATCTGCAGTTGAACGTATATAGTCCAACCGTTCATCGATGTATTTATGAGCCTCTTTTTCATCTTCTCGTAACTCGTGCAACACTCGAATACGTTCTAAAAAAGATTTATCCAAAGGATTACGAGCTAAGTATCCTCTACGGATTAAGGTTGATAACTTGCGTTCAACTTCAAAATGAATGGGCAATGGTTGAATGAAATTTTTTATACGTTTCAGTACATGGTAACGAATGTTTGTCTCACTTTGTTTATCTTGTTCAGTAATCCGCGGTGTGACCATAAATCGTTCCAAAACATCATCTTCGGTAAAAATTGGTGGGAGGGCTTCAATAAAGGGATTATTACTATATTCAGACAAAACTTGCTCCTTATAATCCGCCTCTTCAAAATCACCTTTTAATATTAGGTCATTTACCTTTTCCATATTCCTCATCTCGCTTTTTTCGTAATTTATCCATTAAACGTGAGGATGATTTTTTCGGTGTCTCTATAATATCTGAATTTTTTTTAGTAAACTCGACAACCTCACCAGTGTCTCTTATTGGTTTTTCTAATAAATCGAATTTTTCTTCTTCTCGATTCATTATTTTTTCTGCTTGTCTATTCGCTCTGATATTCTTAACTTTTTCAGCCTTGCTAACATTTGGGTCATTCGTTTGTTTTTTCTCTGTCTTTGCTTGTTTGATAACACTCTCTATTGCTGCATCTAAATTAAGAGTGTTTTCTTTTTGCTTATTAGCTTCTTGCTGTTTAGCTTCTTGAATTAGTTCTTGATAAAATTCAATCTCTTCTAGAGTGTTATCATGATACTGGGAACTAGTATCTAATAAGAAGCAAGTATCGAAATCCCGACCATCTGTATGTGGGATATAAATTTGACTCATATCACGAGGATCGAACACTACCCCGATACTTTGATTTCTCATTTTTAAATACCATTGCTCGTTTAAAGCTTTGTCAGACCCGTATGATAACCCCTTAAATTTGATGCCTGCTCTTGTTATTCTGGCTTTTCCTTTAAGCAATAGATTCAACCTTAATATGTTTTGATTATTGATAGTCTGTAACCTTCCTTTTTTGTTTTCTATGCCCCAATTCCATAAGTTAACCGGTGTAGCTGTTAAACCTGCTGCTATCATTTCTTTTTCTAATGAATATTTATCTATGATTTTTTGATTATGATGTAAAACAAGATGAATTATAATTTTAGTGAACTCTTTAAGGTTTAAGCTAGCATCTAAACGATAGTCTCTATCTCCACGTTCACGGTATTCCTTTTGGATAGCCCCCGGAGATTTGCGCTTTATTTTTCCATTAATAGTTCGGAATTGACGTTCAATAATACCCTTTAAATCTCCACGATAAGGTGAGGTGTTTTCTATTTTGATATTTAAATTATTAATAAGATTTTCAACTGAATAACCCTCAAATTCACCTCGATCTGCGATTATTATTTCTGGTAGATGGTGGGCTGGCCATTGTGATTCATCAATCGAAATATCGAATTTTTTACAAAACTCTACTTTATCCGTAACCATGTTATCTAA
Coding sequences:
- the tnpA gene encoding IS200/IS605 family transposase; amino-acid sequence: MDNKSLAHTTWNCKYHIVFAPKYRRQIIYAQIKVDIGRILRQLCERKGVEIIEATACPDHIHMLVSIPPKLSVSAFVGYLKGKSSLMIFDRHANLKYRYGNRKFWCRGYYVDTVGRNRKVIQEYIKNQLQEDILEDQMTMKEFIDPFTGEEIKKKRK
- a CDS encoding DUF3916 domain-containing protein, coding for MNRWNFKNDYKKKVRGLKRRKEELINYISDITEHMPNPSESGLGYWHLHLPFAQSYIYSSKLPNKFRREIMQILIDRVSYLKSIKSKGQAEYRIYALVSLPNLFDSQLVVYPHNSWFDGFFERDSEEQKWLPLDKSRNLIQEWELNCPSDIQIKGFKEIISEEDYYSEGENWFIGELN
- a CDS encoding DUF5412 family protein; the encoded protein is MNKRKVIIITILSPIVIIVSLFLILNSYISVDLKELNGKGELEESFISPNGQYQANSYIINEGGATVAFQNRVSVTSITDENKEFDDETIYWLYRAEDLIIEWQDNNTIVISNETNGDKIIDINDPTTYFNYKDDL
- a CDS encoding DUF2750 domain-containing protein; its protein translation is MNPKEFESVIHQSPNIRYEYFIKKVADFEEVWGLYNDGWATSEDDEGNMLIPFFPKKEFAEYYAINEWNVFKATSIDLDEFIEEWLEGMYKDGIKPSIFPTHEDSALVEISVLLRDLRNELEKY
- a CDS encoding Mu transposase C-terminal domain-containing protein — translated: MIFFNQVYQYTDKKEKNRIRIIEMNHDVAYFVQLHGDTSMPKTILISDLEHELQSDILIAIPDPFATSYSDEDLTKKQIQKRDEDWRIVSESWDIYKKAILNQKEREEALSDIANKYGIAKLKAKRIFTRFWQRGLNKNALLPDYIYSGGKGKEKKLTATSKVGPKRKYTKEEGISITEDVKKQFIYVIKKYYRKKEQLSLMETYDYLLREFYSDEYYENGVRKYRVWDSGRIPTYDQFYYWFKKLEDPQIDIQMRYSQKEYELKHRPILSNSTLETDGPGTRFQIDATIADIYLVSSFDRNLIIGRPIVYGVIDVYSRLMTGIYVGLEGPSWIGAMMALDNMVTDKVEFCKKFDISIDESQWPAHHLPEIIIADRGEFEGYSVENLINNLNIKIENTSPYRGDLKGIIERQFRTINGKIKRKSPGAIQKEYRERGDRDYRLDASLNLKEFTKIIIHLVLHHNQKIIDKYSLEKEMIAAGLTATPVNLWNWGIENKKGRLQTINNQNILRLNLLLKGKARITRAGIKFKGLSYGSDKALNEQWYLKMRNQSIGVVFDPRDMSQIYIPHTDGRDFDTCFLLDTSSQYHDNTLEEIEFYQELIQEAKQQEANKQKENTLNLDAAIESVIKQAKTEKKQTNDPNVSKAEKVKNIRANRQAEKIMNREEEKFDLLEKPIRDTGEVVEFTKKNSDIIETPKKSSSRLMDKLRKKRDEEYGKGK
- a CDS encoding DUF3888 domain-containing protein; protein product: MVKKYLALLGFVFIVFIPTQIVKSETNSEAEEMYVTTEDIILDIIFPTIDKRVIKEYGGDNFFDWQLKRIIGISYNDNHSYDVTVRIEIPPKKLNVNVKEDLVKVRISPSCDSDKINKQKCNHGFNIEILEYKHLSK
- a CDS encoding ATP-binding protein, with the translated sequence MEKVNDLILKGDFEEADYKEQVLSEYSNNPFIEALPPIFTEDDVLERFMVTPRITEQDKQSETNIRYHVLKRIKNFIQPLPIHFEVERKLSTLIRRGYLARNPLDKSFLERIRVLHELREDEKEAHKYIDERLDYIRSTADSVAIIGISGIGKTTAIERLLSMYPQVIKHQLYKNQHFNRTQIVWLKIDCPYDGSLATLCKSFFKAIDDLLGTHYLEKFGYFNRVTSTMLLYMTSLASLYGIGVLVIDEIQHLINSKNEQEEMLNFFVTLSNTVGIPTVLIGTTKAQLLFKGNFRQARRAASDGSIIWDRMVEGSEEWEFFLETLWNIQCLKEHSELSEELKKAFYEECQGITSVAVNLFILAQERVLFDDGNNDEKITPQVLRQTAKQDMKIIQPMLNAIRKNNLKAMYKYEDIMINLDDLMINHKKGTEYEGKVKDAMKERLNTLDYKRRDTIENLSVEIAALGIFTALDANDIRKLVTRTVEKNPMDIEYNQLKLQIIQQAMEMNQKQIQKVVIKEKQVVNLPLLALREKALAKKKHPYDYLKQNNFIKDPISELF
- a CDS encoding TnsD family Tn7-like transposition protein, which gives rise to MLPFFTDPYPDELIYSAISRFHFYSGNTSFVETLEELFQSRSLVPSIEFGSHFSTLVQNLGSNYSVESLLAQNTIYPYFAPFITIERQKKLFEDVSTNGQGIHGRLGISGGKISRKQGLFYCSKCANNDINIFGEPYVHREHQLQGIDYCPHHELTLKIYPVDYREFSRHGYIRFDKRIMDLSDKQQTVSYEFREVQVKLAKMAYRLLQIPINQFSIEKVFQKYRTLLRENNWIMSNTRLKREELFRAFISKFPPGFLEKYESPVKVEGQNQWLQIMLTNYLRNSVHPFRHLLLLYFFDQDIDSFLEIKEDDGPFGSGPWPCLNKAAKHYKALVISEVKLIRNNKKDVPVGKFSCSCGFEYTRIGPDNSEEDKWRKSRITAYGNVWGEKFKELVNMNISRKEIASELDVSLRTVYKLIELQITSPELTEKYRAELLEWRERFPNANRKQFQTELKKTFTYLYNHDKEWLDAKFPSKRDTLHTPRNPDITLKNNTENRIEYYRSLLIEAIREYPDVTRTELWRKFQRACTYLSKNDKEWFDANLPRKLQTTTITNATDWELRDQEYYQKIKEVYPELMALEKPVRITGTLFSKRLNIFNLSVKSYVEKLPKTNELLNEITETVQEFRIRRCCIVIDQMLEEHNYVTWEKLRESCAIESKNFKKIKPYLEEYISKKQKKN